A single Deinococcus reticulitermitis DNA region contains:
- a CDS encoding peptidyl-prolyl cis-trans isomerase — MNKKKAVNGLLIGLSVLLVAGMAYQFTPNVGELFNRQTGTPALKVNGRTVTVEEIEAVRNGNQALASLNTGVLGDDAKILLTAQMIDRAAILGAVEDVNVERSEIDKRVDEIRKSNQLTDNAAWTDALQRMGSSDAEFRKDMRSQIAFELKSAELRKAVPAPTEAELRAYFDLNREKYRTEEQIVGRQIVVSDRAKAEGLLAQAKAGANFAQLASANSEQNKDRGGALAPLDNGVPRPVLRAALPTPVADAAFALTQGGLTGVIESAGKYVIVKVEKFVPGQLKTFDQAKADVTNVVRTQKENAALEKWTDGLRQGAKVEYIDPAWKIQNPTVASVAGKNIPYSEVVSQMLTNPQISGLLGQLPPDQAAPILNASVKPGIVQQLMDSYAAPNVASKLGLSLTGSRGEIAQQLAAYGSRGVTVSDAEVLAFYQENKGQFEIPASATLDEAVFKDKNQAAAFRADWNGQGDFVAAATKAGGIVSERGQVSPDTQNADPKLVAAVFADGLRPVGEGSLTPVVQTGQNFSIGYVRELQRASTQPLEAVGPQIREQLLATKQAEAGQGFLAKQVATLNPKNNLTQVLEAQAKRVAAAEPKPQTPAGGAPASGTPGTPAPGANPAAGGASDAAPGSEGTGAAGEGTAPAQETAPANEGEGAAPADR, encoded by the coding sequence GTGAACAAGAAAAAAGCCGTCAATGGCCTGCTGATCGGGCTTTCGGTCCTGCTCGTCGCGGGTATGGCCTACCAGTTTACGCCGAATGTCGGTGAACTGTTCAACCGGCAGACCGGCACGCCCGCGCTGAAGGTCAACGGGCGCACCGTCACCGTCGAAGAGATCGAGGCCGTCCGCAATGGCAATCAGGCGCTCGCCAGCCTGAACACCGGCGTGCTCGGGGACGACGCCAAGATCCTGCTCACGGCCCAGATGATCGACCGCGCGGCGATTCTCGGGGCGGTGGAAGACGTGAACGTCGAGCGCAGCGAGATCGACAAGCGCGTCGACGAGATCCGCAAGTCCAACCAGCTCACTGACAATGCGGCCTGGACCGACGCCCTCCAGCGCATGGGCTCCAGCGACGCCGAATTCCGCAAGGACATGCGCAGCCAGATCGCCTTCGAGCTCAAGTCGGCGGAGTTGCGTAAGGCCGTCCCCGCGCCCACCGAGGCCGAACTGCGCGCGTATTTCGATCTCAACCGCGAGAAATACCGCACCGAAGAGCAGATCGTGGGGCGCCAGATTGTCGTGAGCGACCGGGCCAAGGCGGAGGGGCTGCTCGCGCAGGCCAAGGCAGGGGCGAACTTCGCGCAGCTCGCGAGCGCCAACAGCGAGCAGAACAAGGACCGTGGCGGCGCCCTCGCACCCCTGGACAACGGTGTGCCGCGCCCGGTCCTGCGCGCCGCGCTGCCCACCCCCGTCGCCGACGCCGCCTTCGCGCTGACGCAGGGTGGACTCACCGGCGTGATCGAGAGCGCGGGCAAATACGTGATTGTCAAGGTGGAAAAGTTTGTTCCTGGCCAGCTCAAGACCTTTGACCAGGCCAAGGCCGACGTGACGAACGTCGTGCGGACCCAGAAGGAAAATGCGGCGCTGGAAAAATGGACCGACGGGCTGCGTCAGGGCGCCAAGGTCGAGTACATCGACCCGGCCTGGAAGATCCAGAACCCCACGGTCGCCAGCGTGGCGGGCAAGAACATTCCGTACTCGGAAGTCGTCTCACAGATGCTCACCAACCCCCAGATCTCGGGGCTGCTCGGGCAGTTGCCGCCCGATCAGGCCGCGCCGATCCTCAACGCCTCGGTCAAGCCGGGAATCGTGCAGCAGCTGATGGACAGCTACGCCGCGCCCAACGTCGCGAGCAAGCTCGGGCTGTCGCTGACCGGCTCGCGAGGGGAGATCGCCCAGCAGCTCGCCGCTTACGGCTCGCGCGGCGTCACCGTGAGCGACGCCGAGGTGCTGGCCTTCTACCAGGAGAACAAGGGGCAGTTCGAGATCCCGGCGAGCGCCACCCTCGACGAGGCGGTGTTCAAGGACAAGAACCAGGCCGCCGCTTTCCGCGCCGACTGGAACGGCCAGGGCGACTTCGTGGCGGCGGCGACCAAGGCGGGCGGCATCGTCAGCGAGCGCGGCCAGGTCAGCCCCGACACACAGAACGCCGATCCCAAGCTGGTCGCGGCGGTCTTCGCCGACGGCCTGCGGCCCGTGGGGGAAGGCAGCCTGACGCCGGTCGTCCAGACCGGCCAGAACTTCTCGATCGGGTATGTGCGTGAGCTCCAGCGCGCGAGCACCCAGCCGCTCGAAGCGGTGGGCCCCCAGATCCGCGAGCAGCTTCTGGCCACCAAGCAGGCCGAAGCCGGTCAGGGTTTCCTCGCCAAGCAGGTCGCTACCCTGAACCCCAAGAACAACCTCACGCAGGTGCTCGAGGCCCAGGCCAAGCGCGTGGCCGCCGCCGAGCCCAAGCCTCAAACGCCGGCGGGTGGGGCGCCGGCCAGTGGAACGCCCGGCACACCTGCCCCTGGGGCGAACCCGGCCGCTGGAGGCGCCAGTGACGCAGCGCCCGGCAGCGAAGGGACCGGCGCGGCGGGCGAGGGCACCGCTCCCGCCCAGGAAACGGCGCCAGCGAATGAGGGCGAGGGAGCAGCGCCCGCCGACCGCTGA
- a CDS encoding NUDIX domain-containing protein → MQRPVVCVGALVWGPSGRVLLVRSTKWGGRWGVPGGKVDWGETLADAVQRELHEETGLRLRGLRQAQMQEAVLSPEFHKPAHLLLVDFFAHTDSEAVTPNEEIAEWSWTELAQAQAYPLNSYTRTLIDLARRTEEA, encoded by the coding sequence ATGCAGAGGCCGGTCGTGTGTGTGGGGGCATTGGTGTGGGGGCCTTCGGGGCGCGTGCTGCTCGTGCGCAGCACCAAGTGGGGTGGGCGCTGGGGGGTGCCGGGAGGCAAGGTGGACTGGGGCGAGACCCTGGCCGATGCGGTCCAGCGTGAGCTGCACGAAGAAACCGGGCTGCGGCTGCGCGGGCTGCGGCAGGCGCAGATGCAGGAGGCCGTGCTCTCGCCCGAATTCCACAAACCGGCCCACCTGCTGCTCGTGGACTTCTTCGCCCACACGGACAGCGAGGCCGTCACCCCCAACGAGGAGATCGCCGAGTGGAGCTGGACCGAACTCGCCCAGGCGCAGGCCTACCCCCTCAACAGCTACACCCGCACCCTGATTGATCTCGCCCGGCGCACGGAGGAGGCATGA